Proteins from a genomic interval of Bombus affinis isolate iyBomAffi1 chromosome 16, iyBomAffi1.2, whole genome shotgun sequence:
- the LOC126925316 gene encoding vacuolar protein sorting-associated protein 72 homolog, producing the protein MALNRDRRSNAGSKMAKLLNEEEEDDFYKTTYGGFDEVEQDHDYMEEDEAEDEVDSDFSIDENDEPISDTEQEGPKKKRRLVTKAYKEPKVQSNQLSPKEKRVRQPRQRTFIESTERKSIRRSTAAKSAATQRRLTERNEHQKRKTRVIRHDTWKPTQEELLEEALQTEQINMKSLEKYQKLENEKKNTRTVRKSQTGPMIRYQSLAMPVMILSEVNYDKEEDKINVEGDDEKSANLEDKHPDGTTGESAVTIKTENGMLDISKKESSKNSNKGKYYYEQTKGYYERTFITFENEQLFSGAFKKTSTPRSPMKPLCAITRLPAKYLDPMTQLPYKNVQTFRLLREAYYQQLEARTDINDTSQSPDLLRWLEWRQKNHGGLAQRNTVRLEPASASMPM; encoded by the exons ATGGCACTAAATAGAGATCGGCGTTCAAACGCCGGAAGTAAGATGGCAAAATTACtcaatgaagaagaagaagatgattTCTATAAAACAACTTATGGAGGTTTTGACGAAGTAGAACAGGATCATGATTACAT GGAAGAAGATGAAGCGGAAGATGAAGTAGATTCAGACTTTAGCATAGATGAAAATGATGAGCCCATTTCTGATACCGAACAGGAGGGACCTAAGAAAAAACGTAGGCTAGTAACAAAAGCTTATAAAGAACCTAAAGTTCAGTCTAATCAATTGTCACCCAAAGAAAAGAGAGTAAGACAGCCGAGGCAAAGAACCTTTATCGAGAGCACAG AAAGAAAATCTATACGTCGATCTACTGCTGCAAAATCGGCTGCAACACAAAGAAGACTTACTGAAAGAAATGAGCATCAAAAAAGGAAAACTAGAGTTATAAGACATGATACATGGAAGCCTACTCAAGAAGAATTATTAGAAGAAGCATTGCAAACTGAACAGATCAATATGAAATCATTAG AAAAGTATCAGAAactagaaaatgaaaaaaaaaatactagaACAGTAAGAAAATCGCAAACTGGACCTATGATTAGGTATCAGTCTTTAGCAATGCCTGTTATGATACTTTCTGAGGTGAATTATGataaagaagaagataaaattaaTGTTGAAGGAGATGACGAAAAAAGTGCAAATTTGGAAGACAAGCATCCAGATGGGACAACAGGTGAAAG TGCTGTGACTATAAAGACAGAAAATGGCATGCTGGACATTTCCAAAAAGGAATCTTCCAAAAATTCCAACAAAGGCAAATATTACTATGAACAAACAAAAGGATATTACGAAAGAACCTTCATTACTTTCGAAAATGAACAACTGTTTTCTGGAGCTTTCAAAAAAACTTCCACACCAAGATCACCGATGAAACCTTTATGTGCAATTACTAG gCTCCCAGCAAAATATTTAGATCCCATGACTCAACTACCATACAAAAATGTGCAAACGTTTCGTCTATTGCGTGAAGCGTATTATCAACAATTAGAAGCTCGAACAGATATTAATGATACCTCACAAAGCCCAGATTTACTACGGTGGCTCGAATGGAGACAAAAAAATCATGGTGGTCTAGCTCAAAGAAACACAGTACGTCTTGAACCAGCTTCCGCGAGCATGCCTATGTAG
- the LOC126925318 gene encoding beta-ureidopropionase has protein sequence MSNSKFDQTLEEILETNLPEKELAEVKRLLYGRELQSLNLPQWNGSGDLDIQGYIMGGSVTEQLRPPRPVRVGLIQHSIVLPTTEPLQKQRNALHMKIQKYVDYAAACGVNILCLQEAWAMPFAFCTREKYPWCELAEDAENGSTIILMSELAQRHGMVIISPILERDSANGDTLWNTSVIINNDGKVIGKVRKNHIPRVGDFNESTYYMEGNTGHPVFETCFGRIAVNICYGRHHPQNWMMYGLHGAEIVFNPSATTSHTSEPLWSIEARCAAIANSYYTCAINRVGTEMFPNEFTSGDGAPAHRDFGHFYGSSYITAPDGTRTPGLSRCKDGLLVSELDLNLCRQMKDFWCLRMTQRLDLYAKELNEYVEKNCKPQQKNVKQQEKDSKN, from the exons ATGAGTAATTCAAAGTTCGATCAAACTCTCGAAGAGATTTTGGAAACAAATCTACCAGAGAAGGAGCTGGCTGAAGTTAAGCGCCTTTTATATGGCCGCGAGTTGCA GTCGCTAAATCTTCCTCAATGGAACGGAAGTGGAGATCTCGATATCCAAGGATACATCATGGGCGGCAGTGTGACGGAACAACTGCGTCCTCCACGTCCCGTCCGAGTTGGTTTGATTCAGCATTCCATAGTGCTACCAACGACAGAACCTTTGCAGAAACAAAGAAACGCTCTGCAtatgaaaattcaaaaatatgTCGACTACGCTGCAGCCTGCGGTGTCAACATACTCTGTCTCCAAGAGGCTTGGG CTATGCCATTTGCCTTCTGCACCAGAGAGAAATATCCCTGGTGTGAACTGGCTGAAGATGCTGAGAATGGATCAACCATAATACTCATGAGTGAACTTGCTCAACGGCATGGAATGGTTATCATTTCTCCAATTCTTGAGAGAGACTCTGCAAATGGCGACACTCTGTGGAACACTtctgtaataattaataacgatGGAAAAGTGATTGGAAAGGTGAGGAAGAATCATATCCCTCGCGTAGGAGATTTCAACGAGTCTACTTATTACATGGAAGGAAATACAGGACATCCTGTCTTCGAAACATGTTTTGGACGTATAGCTGTTAACATTTGTTATGGTAGACATCATCCCCAGAATTGGATGATGTACGGATTGCATGGTGCTGAG ATTGTATTCAACCCATCAGCAACAACCAGTCATACATCTGAACCATTATGGTCCATCGAAGCAAGATGTGCAGCCATAGCAAACAGTTACTATACCTGTGCTATTAATCGCGTTGGAACTGAAATGTTCCCCAATGAATTTACGTCTGGCGATGGAGCTCCTGCGCACCGTGATTTTGGCCACTTTTATGGATCCAGCTACATCACTGCTCCTGATGGAACTAGAACACCGGGTTTAAGTCGTTGTAAAGATGGTCTTCTCGTCTCTGAACTAGATCTAAACTTGTGTCGTCAGATGAAAGATTTTTGGTGTTTGAGA aTGACACAAAGATTGGACTTGTACGCCAAAGAACTGAACGAATATGTGGAAAAAAACTGTAAACCACAacagaaaaatgtgaaacagcAGGAAAAAGACAGCAAAAATTAA
- the LOC126925305 gene encoding bromodomain-containing protein homolog isoform X2, which translates to MVKEIDGYEQQLGEAEPLPNSYIRFMERSGEELDGEVEYDLDEEDTAWLSTVNERRLASGLSPPLEPDTFELLMDRLEKESYFQQQSNGGGGIAADEDAVCCICMDGECQNSNAILFCDMCNLAVHQDCYGVPYIPEGQWLCRRCLQSPSRAVDCVLCPNRGGAFKQTDRPATWAHVVCALWIPEVRFANTVFLEPIDSIESIPAARWRLTCCVCKRRGSGACIQCHKSNCYAAFHVTCAQQAGLCMRMRTVQPANGEPMLVQKTAYCEAHTPSDYQPSTNPADARRRAIANKKSSSAPVISIPTIPPERIKEIASLAEGLPKRSQLIQRLIAYWTLKRQYRNGVPLLRRLQSSHPQSRPPPLGENSSPPPDSELRGELYRQLKYWQCLRQDLERARLLCELVRKREKLKKELFKVKEKCLWFELRPLESILCSLLEAIKMKDVNDVFGQPVNIKEVPDYLEIVSHPMDFSTMQIKIERQEYDTIGAFEADFNLVVSNCLAYNRKDTMFYRAGIKMKEQGGALIDQARKDYPELDPVNENEQTASKSRKRDRAGRSRGETELQSGEKEIGGGGVNRRTAVLFTRKARARASRSNQMFVLEDDKKKQSDSFKEYRSRTMDSDVGEGESQSSSCSSCSTSRSTTPDLEEEKQRQQEANEAKKELESKQGAASNGLEALQLVWAKCRGYPWYPALIIDPNTPRGTVHKGVPIPAPPDDVLALAVNYKEPVFLVLFFDTKRTWQWLPGEKLEKLGVSQELDEAKLIESRKPADRKAVKKAYQEALHYRKQTHNTTLNPGSVS; encoded by the exons ATGGTGAAAGAGATTGATGGGTATGAACAACAGCTAGGTGAAGCAGAACCACTTCCAAATTCATATATCAGATTTATGGAACGCAGTGGGGAAGAACTTGATg GAGAAGTAGAGTATGATTTAGATGAAGAAGATACTGCGTGGTTGTCTACAGTAAATGAAAGGCGATTAGCTTCGGGACTCAGTCCACCTTTGGAGCCTGATACATTTGAATTATTGATGGACAGATTGGAGAAAGAATCATACTTTCAACAACAAAGTAATGGTGGTGGAGGAATTGCAGCTGATGAAGATGCAGTCTGCTGTATTTGCATGGATGGAGAATGTCAGAACAGTAATGCCATACTATTTTGTGACATGTGCAATCTAGCTGTTCATCAGGATTGTTATGGTGTACCATATATTCCTGAAGGACAGTGGTTGTGCAGAAGATGTTTGCAAAGTCCTTCACGAGCAGTTGATTGTGTTTTGTGCCCAAATAGGGGTGGTGCTTTTAAACAAACTGACCGCCCAGCTACGTGGGCTCATGTTGTATGTGCTTTGTGGATACCGGAAGTAAGATTCGCTAACACAGTGTTTCTGGAGCCTATTGATAGTATAGAAAGTATACCTGCTGCACGTTGGAGACTTACATGCTGTGTGTGCAAACGTAGAGGATCTGGTGCTTGTATTCAGTGCCACAAAAGTAACTGTTATGCTGCATTTCATGTAACATGTGCGCAACAAGCTGGTCTATGTATGCGTATGAGGACAGTGCAACCTGCAAATGGGGAACCAATGTTAGTTCAAAAAACAGCTTATTGTGAAGCTCATACACCATCTGATTATCAACCTTCCACCAATCCTGCTGATGCCAGAAGAAGGGCAATTGCGAATAAGAAGAGTTCTTCTGCTCCAGTTATTTCTATTCCAACCATACCACCAGAACGTATTAAGGAAATTGCTAG CTTAGCTGAGGGGTTGCCTAAACGAAGCCAACTGATACAGCGTCTTATAGCATACTGGACTCTGAAACGCCAATACAGAAATGGCGTTCCTCTTCTTAGGAGACTTCAGAGTTCACATCCTCAATCCAGACCACCGCCACTTGGAGAGAATTCTTCACCCCCACCAGATAGTGAATTACGTGGTGAATTGTATCGTCAATTAAAGTATTGGCAATGTTTACGTCAGGATCTTGAGCGAGCCCGATTACTTTGTGAATTAGTACGCAAACGTGAGAAGTTGAAGAAAGAACTATTCAAAGT aaaagaaaaatgtttgTGGTTCGAATTACGTCCACTGGAAAGTATTCTATGCTCCTTACTAGAAGCAATCAAAATGAAAGATGTAAACGACGTGTTTGGACAACCAGTAAACATTAAAGAAGTCCCAGATTATTTGGAAATTGTATCTCATCCTATGGATTTTTCTACCATGCAG ATCAAAATAGAAAGACAAGAATACGACACAATTGGAGCTTTTGAAGCAGATTTCAACCTGGTGGTCAGTAACTGCTTGGCCTACAATCGTAAAGATACCATGTTTTATCGAGCTGGAATAAAAATGAAGGAACAAGGCGGCGCTCTCATAGATCAAGCTCGCAAAGACTATCCTGAATTGGACCCTGTAAATGAAAACGAGCAGACAGCATCCAAATCTAGAAAAAGAGACCGTGCTGGCAGAAGTCGTGGAGAAACTGAGTTACAATCCGGAGAGAAAGAAATAGGAGGAGGAGGAGTTAATAGAAGAACAGCAGTTCTCTTTACTCGCAAAGCAAGAGCGAGAGCCAGTAGAAGTAATCAAATGTTCGTCTTGGAGGATGATAAGAAGAAACAGAGTGACAGTTTTAAAGAGTACAG AAGTAGAACAATGGACAGCGACGTGGGAGAAGGTGAAAGTCAATCTTCGAGTTGCAGCAGTTGTTCAACGAGCAGGTCCACTACTCCTGATTTAGAAGAAGAAAAACAGAGGCAGCAAGAAGCGAACGAAGCAAAAAAAGAGCTGGAAAGCAAGCAAGGCGCAGCGAGCAATGGTCTGGAGGCTCTCCAACTTGTATGGGCTAAGTGTCGCGGATATCCCTGGTATCCGGCTCTTATAATAGATCCTAATACACCCAGAGGCACCGTGCATAAAGGTGTACCAATACCAGCACCGCCTGATGATGTATTAGCACTCGCCGTCAATTACAAAGAACCAGTATTTCTCGTTCTCTTCTTTGATACCAAAAGAACATG GCAATGGTTACCGGGGGAAAAGTTGGAGAAGCTCGGAGTATCTCAAGAACTAGATGAAGCAAAATTAATCGAGTCTCGAAAACCTGCGGACAGAAAAGCCGTGAAGAAAGCGTATCAAGAGGCGCTCCATTACCGTAAACAAACGCACAACACAACGTTGAATCCCGGTTCGGTCAGTTAA
- the LOC126925305 gene encoding bromodomain-containing protein homolog isoform X1, producing the protein MNTPQSNKKKGRSRIGVSNDSTSPANNETLSTQETSKFVLVNPIGEDTNKTFKIGITDSVPIISLEGNSSDEKNTIQKGHAIPLDKDKEEKNILSNLPVAMVKEIDGYEQQLGEAEPLPNSYIRFMERSGEELDGEVEYDLDEEDTAWLSTVNERRLASGLSPPLEPDTFELLMDRLEKESYFQQQSNGGGGIAADEDAVCCICMDGECQNSNAILFCDMCNLAVHQDCYGVPYIPEGQWLCRRCLQSPSRAVDCVLCPNRGGAFKQTDRPATWAHVVCALWIPEVRFANTVFLEPIDSIESIPAARWRLTCCVCKRRGSGACIQCHKSNCYAAFHVTCAQQAGLCMRMRTVQPANGEPMLVQKTAYCEAHTPSDYQPSTNPADARRRAIANKKSSSAPVISIPTIPPERIKEIASLAEGLPKRSQLIQRLIAYWTLKRQYRNGVPLLRRLQSSHPQSRPPPLGENSSPPPDSELRGELYRQLKYWQCLRQDLERARLLCELVRKREKLKKELFKVKEKCLWFELRPLESILCSLLEAIKMKDVNDVFGQPVNIKEVPDYLEIVSHPMDFSTMQIKIERQEYDTIGAFEADFNLVVSNCLAYNRKDTMFYRAGIKMKEQGGALIDQARKDYPELDPVNENEQTASKSRKRDRAGRSRGETELQSGEKEIGGGGVNRRTAVLFTRKARARASRSNQMFVLEDDKKKQSDSFKEYRSRTMDSDVGEGESQSSSCSSCSTSRSTTPDLEEEKQRQQEANEAKKELESKQGAASNGLEALQLVWAKCRGYPWYPALIIDPNTPRGTVHKGVPIPAPPDDVLALAVNYKEPVFLVLFFDTKRTWQWLPGEKLEKLGVSQELDEAKLIESRKPADRKAVKKAYQEALHYRKQTHNTTLNPGSVS; encoded by the exons ATGAACACTCCACAGTCGAACAAAAAAAAAGGCAGAAGTAGAATCGGTGTTAGCAACGATAGTACTAGCCCCGCGAACAACGAAACGCTCAGCACCCAAGAAACATCGAAATTTGTTTTG GTGAATCCTATTGGTGAAGATACAAATAAAACATTCAAAATTGGAATCACTGATTCAGTACCTATTATTTCCTTGGAAGGGAATAGTTCTGATGAGAAAAATACGATTCAGAAAGGTCATGCTATACCGTTAGACAAAGACAAGGAAGAGAAGAATATTCTTAGCAATTTACCTGTAGCTATGGTGAAAGAGATTGATGGGTATGAACAACAGCTAGGTGAAGCAGAACCACTTCCAAATTCATATATCAGATTTATGGAACGCAGTGGGGAAGAACTTGATg GAGAAGTAGAGTATGATTTAGATGAAGAAGATACTGCGTGGTTGTCTACAGTAAATGAAAGGCGATTAGCTTCGGGACTCAGTCCACCTTTGGAGCCTGATACATTTGAATTATTGATGGACAGATTGGAGAAAGAATCATACTTTCAACAACAAAGTAATGGTGGTGGAGGAATTGCAGCTGATGAAGATGCAGTCTGCTGTATTTGCATGGATGGAGAATGTCAGAACAGTAATGCCATACTATTTTGTGACATGTGCAATCTAGCTGTTCATCAGGATTGTTATGGTGTACCATATATTCCTGAAGGACAGTGGTTGTGCAGAAGATGTTTGCAAAGTCCTTCACGAGCAGTTGATTGTGTTTTGTGCCCAAATAGGGGTGGTGCTTTTAAACAAACTGACCGCCCAGCTACGTGGGCTCATGTTGTATGTGCTTTGTGGATACCGGAAGTAAGATTCGCTAACACAGTGTTTCTGGAGCCTATTGATAGTATAGAAAGTATACCTGCTGCACGTTGGAGACTTACATGCTGTGTGTGCAAACGTAGAGGATCTGGTGCTTGTATTCAGTGCCACAAAAGTAACTGTTATGCTGCATTTCATGTAACATGTGCGCAACAAGCTGGTCTATGTATGCGTATGAGGACAGTGCAACCTGCAAATGGGGAACCAATGTTAGTTCAAAAAACAGCTTATTGTGAAGCTCATACACCATCTGATTATCAACCTTCCACCAATCCTGCTGATGCCAGAAGAAGGGCAATTGCGAATAAGAAGAGTTCTTCTGCTCCAGTTATTTCTATTCCAACCATACCACCAGAACGTATTAAGGAAATTGCTAG CTTAGCTGAGGGGTTGCCTAAACGAAGCCAACTGATACAGCGTCTTATAGCATACTGGACTCTGAAACGCCAATACAGAAATGGCGTTCCTCTTCTTAGGAGACTTCAGAGTTCACATCCTCAATCCAGACCACCGCCACTTGGAGAGAATTCTTCACCCCCACCAGATAGTGAATTACGTGGTGAATTGTATCGTCAATTAAAGTATTGGCAATGTTTACGTCAGGATCTTGAGCGAGCCCGATTACTTTGTGAATTAGTACGCAAACGTGAGAAGTTGAAGAAAGAACTATTCAAAGT aaaagaaaaatgtttgTGGTTCGAATTACGTCCACTGGAAAGTATTCTATGCTCCTTACTAGAAGCAATCAAAATGAAAGATGTAAACGACGTGTTTGGACAACCAGTAAACATTAAAGAAGTCCCAGATTATTTGGAAATTGTATCTCATCCTATGGATTTTTCTACCATGCAG ATCAAAATAGAAAGACAAGAATACGACACAATTGGAGCTTTTGAAGCAGATTTCAACCTGGTGGTCAGTAACTGCTTGGCCTACAATCGTAAAGATACCATGTTTTATCGAGCTGGAATAAAAATGAAGGAACAAGGCGGCGCTCTCATAGATCAAGCTCGCAAAGACTATCCTGAATTGGACCCTGTAAATGAAAACGAGCAGACAGCATCCAAATCTAGAAAAAGAGACCGTGCTGGCAGAAGTCGTGGAGAAACTGAGTTACAATCCGGAGAGAAAGAAATAGGAGGAGGAGGAGTTAATAGAAGAACAGCAGTTCTCTTTACTCGCAAAGCAAGAGCGAGAGCCAGTAGAAGTAATCAAATGTTCGTCTTGGAGGATGATAAGAAGAAACAGAGTGACAGTTTTAAAGAGTACAG AAGTAGAACAATGGACAGCGACGTGGGAGAAGGTGAAAGTCAATCTTCGAGTTGCAGCAGTTGTTCAACGAGCAGGTCCACTACTCCTGATTTAGAAGAAGAAAAACAGAGGCAGCAAGAAGCGAACGAAGCAAAAAAAGAGCTGGAAAGCAAGCAAGGCGCAGCGAGCAATGGTCTGGAGGCTCTCCAACTTGTATGGGCTAAGTGTCGCGGATATCCCTGGTATCCGGCTCTTATAATAGATCCTAATACACCCAGAGGCACCGTGCATAAAGGTGTACCAATACCAGCACCGCCTGATGATGTATTAGCACTCGCCGTCAATTACAAAGAACCAGTATTTCTCGTTCTCTTCTTTGATACCAAAAGAACATG GCAATGGTTACCGGGGGAAAAGTTGGAGAAGCTCGGAGTATCTCAAGAACTAGATGAAGCAAAATTAATCGAGTCTCGAAAACCTGCGGACAGAAAAGCCGTGAAGAAAGCGTATCAAGAGGCGCTCCATTACCGTAAACAAACGCACAACACAACGTTGAATCCCGGTTCGGTCAGTTAA
- the LOC126925328 gene encoding AN1-type zinc finger protein 5 gives MERESNPMQALCRSGCGFYGSPATDGLCSLCYKENLKKKQQPPVSAATVPTSQTVSGNAGTLQGGFGSPAATGTTAQPTIPTIPQSTTDLPSSKEINREDQENEVGVSSGAVGEGSVSSGDADDCFDGKETDKESKKKKNRCVVCRKKVGLTGFECRCGGLFCSVHRYSDKHDCKFDYREMGAQEIRRNNPVVVGEKVQKI, from the exons ATGGAACGAGAATCTAATCCCATGCAAGCTCTGTGCCGCAGCGGCTGTGGATTTTATGGCTCCCCAGCCACAGATGGCCTTTGTTCTCTTTGTTACAAAGAAAACCTAAAAAAGAAGCAGCAACCTCCTGTGTCAGCTGCTACTGTTCCAACATCACAGACCGTCTCTGGTAACGCTGGCACGTTGCAAGGCGGTTTTGGTAGTCCTGCAGCTACAGGAACTACAGCCCAACCTACCATTCCTACCATACCTCAATCAACGACAGATCTGCCCAGCTCCAAAGAA ATAAATAGGGAAGATCAAGAAAATGAAGTAGGTGTAAGCAGCGGAGCAGTAGGAGAAGGATCTGTAAGTAGTGGGGACGCAGACGATTGCTTCGATGGCAAAGAGACTGACAAAGAAtctaagaagaagaaaaatcgtTGCGTCGTGTGTCGCAAAAAAGTTGGTTTGACGG GATTCGAATGCCGTTGTGGAGGACTGTTCTGCTCTGTGCATCGATACAGTGACAAGCACGATTGCAAGTTCGATTACAGAGAAATGGGCGCTCAAGAAATTCGGCGCAACAATCCAGTTGTTGTTGGTGAAAAAGTGCAAAAAATTTGA